In the Primulina tabacum isolate GXHZ01 chromosome 15, ASM2559414v2, whole genome shotgun sequence genome, GCAAAAAGAAAAACACAGGACAGCAGAAGCAAAACAGTGCCACTTCACCTGAGCTCCCCATCCTACACCAAATGAAGAAATGGCAGATGGTGGTGACCATAAGCCATCCTCCCGACGAGCAATCACCAAACCTGTTCCGATTTTATACGTAACCATCATTCCAACTTTCACAACTGTAAGTATTGCAAAACCTAAAGCATTTCGTAATATGGATTCTGGAATTCTCTTCTCTGGTCCCAACGAACCAACCTGGAAAATTCCACAGTATATTCAGGGTATCAACACAGTAAGCACGATAACATTAACTAGATAGACATGTTTTGGAAAGAGAAGTCCTCCTTCCCCTCTGTAAAATTAATACACGCGGCACGGAAGATTCATAATGGACTCACGTTTCCCTATGTATATGCAAGTGCTCCTTTCTTACACAAGGCTATCCACGAAAATCAATGTTTTACAACTTGCTAAATTACCTCATTTGATTTATGAGCTAGGAATATTCTTGGCCATTAGATTTGAGGATAAAGAGGAACTTTACATGTAAAATACTCACATGTTCAAGTATCACCTAACATTCCATGTCTGttcaaatggttgaatttagtTTGTTCGGCGTCATAACACAtgccttttagatatttttCCACTCAAAATCAAGGGAAACATGTCACAACATGGCTTAAAGAAATGTATGACTCAAGCAAGCACCTTACTGTAACTGCGAATAGTGTTTGAGGCCTTATAAATTTCATACTCCATTGACTGCCCCCATGGAAAATTTACCCAGGATCTTAAAGTGCTTAAGTCCGTCAGATCGTGGATTGGCAGCTGTGCAGCACGACTTACAAGATCCATCAAGTATGGCTGCACAGATTCTAGGCGCACGCAACATACATCACACACTCTTTGTGGATCCCTGGTGCGGAACTTTTCAGGCAATAAGCTCCTTCCTTTAGTACACTCACTACAAAAGATTCCTCCACAAAACCGACAGTGATGCCTAGTGCACATGATTGGGTGAAACCGCACACTACAAAGCATACAGGAAGAAGCTAGGCTATCAGGCAACCATTTTGGTGGTTCAGATTCAAGAATTTCTTGGGTTTTACTGAAATTAGCTTCCGTGAGAGTTTCAGCCATCTCTTTCCAAGCTTGCTCAATTACGTTTGCCGATATCAATGAAATTTGTGTAACATCCCCTGAAGTTAGACCAGTCACTTTTCCACGGGCCACAAGTAACATTTCAACCACCACATCCCACATGGTCAATTCTTTTTCCGCACCAACGGTCTGATCCCAACCCAATTCTCCTTCCGAAATAAATCCACCATTTGAACAAATACCTTTTGTCCATTCTTCATGCTCACTTTCTGACATTGGAGGAACAGAAACAGGTATCCACATTCCAGTTTCTTCATAAAGAGGCTTTTCATAATAAAAGTACTTTTCTTCTGCGCTATTCCTTGCACATGAAATTTCCTTCTGGGAGTGACTGGTTTCTTCATTTTGAGGTGTTGTTCTCATAAGACTTTGAATTGAAATTTGAGGATCCTGAACCACATTATTGCTGTGAATCTTTTCAATTGAGGGAGAACCACATCCATTAATCACAGCTATTTGACGACCCAATCGATTTACATAATTGGCATTCAACTCCTCAGAGGATTGCGAGGCGTCTTGATCAGTCCCGGCAGGATTAAGCAGGTAGTTGCAGCGAAAAGTATCACTTTCATTGGTTGAAGTTCCTTCATATTCCAATAAAGAACCAGATCCAATTTCTTCAGCTTTGGACGTTATTTGGTATGTTACGTCGTTCTCCATAACACAGTTCTTGGTTATATCCTGAGACCGATAACACTTTTCCTCCTTTCCATGCTCGCTCT is a window encoding:
- the LOC142526498 gene encoding uncharacterized protein LOC142526498, translated to MSKGQPSGAKICLQSEHGKEEKCYRSQDITKNCVMENDVTYQITSKAEEIGSGSLLEYEGTSTNESDTFRCNYLLNPAGTDQDASQSSEELNANYVNRLGRQIAVINGCGSPSIEKIHSNNVVQDPQISIQSLMRTTPQNEETSHSQKEISCARNSAEEKYFYYEKPLYEETGMWIPVSVPPMSESEHEEWTKGICSNGGFISEGELGWDQTVGAEKELTMWDVVVEMLLVARGKVTGLTSGDVTQISLISANVIEQAWKEMAETLTEANFSKTQEILESEPPKWLPDSLASSCMLCSVRFHPIMCTRHHCRFCGGIFCSECTKGRSLLPEKFRTRDPQRVCDVCCVRLESVQPYLMDLVSRAAQLPIHDLTDLSTLRSWVNFPWGQSMEYEIYKASNTIRSYSKVGSLGPEKRIPESILRNALGFAILTVVKVGMMVTYKIGTGLVIARREDGLWSPPSAISSFGVGWGAQAGGELTDFIIVLRTNDAVKTFCSHAHLSIGAGLSAAIGIIGRTAEADIRAGPDAHAACYSYSCSKGAFIGCSLEGSVVTTRARENSRFYGSQFINASEILCGSLPRPPAAATLYRALDEMYMEIGR